The Streptomyces sp. NBC_00162 genome window below encodes:
- a CDS encoding glycerophosphodiester phosphodiesterase — protein MRTLTAVGHRGDPYRVRENTLSSIRSAFARGADAVEIDVRLTRDGVPVLLHDETLQRLWGHDVRLDAVTAPQLKELTGGGIPTLREAVLAAGAGRLMIDLPGASYEAVRTVVDQVRECGARERTYYCAGPNTMLAVRAADPGAEIALTWTTLSPPRRVLIDAVAPRWLNYRFGLVTRELTDALHREGLLVSAWTADTKRTMRALAEAGVDSITTNRVDALTAVRAELGR, from the coding sequence ATGCGCACCCTGACTGCCGTCGGCCACCGCGGCGATCCCTACCGTGTCCGTGAGAACACCCTGTCCTCGATCCGCTCCGCGTTCGCGCGCGGGGCGGACGCGGTCGAGATCGACGTACGGCTGACCCGCGACGGGGTGCCGGTCCTGCTCCACGACGAGACGCTCCAGCGACTGTGGGGCCATGACGTGCGGCTCGACGCCGTCACGGCCCCGCAGCTCAAGGAGCTGACGGGGGGCGGGATTCCGACGCTGCGCGAGGCGGTACTGGCGGCCGGTGCGGGACGGCTGATGATCGACCTGCCGGGTGCCTCGTACGAGGCGGTACGGACCGTCGTGGACCAGGTCCGCGAGTGCGGGGCGCGCGAGCGCACCTACTACTGCGCGGGTCCGAACACCATGCTGGCGGTCCGCGCCGCCGATCCGGGCGCGGAGATCGCGCTGACCTGGACCACGCTGTCGCCGCCGCGCCGGGTGCTGATCGACGCGGTGGCCCCGCGCTGGCTCAACTACCGGTTCGGGCTGGTCACCCGGGAGCTGACGGACGCGCTGCACCGGGAGGGCCTGCTGGTGTCGGCCTGGACCGCGGACACCAAGCGGACGATGCGGGCGCTCGCCGAGGCCGGGGTCGACTCGATCACCACGAACCGGGTGGACGCGCTGACCGCCGTACGGGCCGAGCTCGGCCGGTGA
- a CDS encoding sensor histidine kinase: MTDAIRAIRGRAVRLGRAWPWVVDLGLTLLVQLAVTMPFVLPREAGLPAVSWGSYAMTTLGVLPLAWRRHRPVTVLMVILLVGGVYKVTLDGPGQPLPYAGLIAFYTVALLCPARVRAAVGALSVAAVFASVGLAAGSARELSFTMFCAGAAYALGRLQFTRQAYTAAVEDRAAQLERANRIEAEQAVARERARIAREMHDILSHAVSIMIVQAEAGPVAVRRAPERAEAAFEAISETGREAMVQLRAMLGLLREDGPAPREPQPGVAALPRLLDRVRQGGPEVSYEETGEVRALAPAVDTAVYRIVQEALTNVVKHAAARRVAVRLHHAAEELTITVTDDGRGPAGGGSGGHGLIGVRERAAAHGGTVEAGPGPGGKGYLVRVELVTSQVEVGI; this comes from the coding sequence GTGACAGACGCGATACGCGCGATACGCGGCCGGGCCGTGCGGCTGGGCCGGGCCTGGCCGTGGGTCGTGGACCTGGGTCTGACGCTGCTGGTGCAGCTGGCCGTCACGATGCCGTTCGTGCTGCCGCGGGAGGCCGGGCTGCCGGCCGTGAGCTGGGGCTCGTACGCGATGACCACGCTGGGGGTGCTGCCGCTGGCGTGGCGGCGGCACCGGCCGGTCACCGTACTGATGGTGATCCTGCTGGTCGGCGGGGTCTACAAGGTGACGCTCGACGGACCCGGGCAGCCCCTGCCGTACGCGGGGCTCATCGCCTTCTACACGGTCGCCCTGCTGTGCCCCGCACGAGTGCGGGCGGCGGTCGGGGCTCTCTCGGTGGCGGCCGTCTTCGCGTCCGTGGGACTGGCCGCGGGTTCGGCCAGGGAGCTGTCCTTCACCATGTTCTGTGCGGGCGCCGCCTACGCGCTGGGCCGGCTCCAGTTCACGCGGCAGGCCTACACCGCGGCCGTGGAGGACCGGGCGGCGCAGCTGGAGCGGGCGAACCGGATCGAGGCCGAGCAGGCCGTGGCGCGCGAACGGGCCAGGATCGCACGGGAGATGCACGACATCCTCTCGCACGCCGTCAGTATCATGATCGTGCAGGCGGAGGCCGGTCCGGTGGCCGTACGCCGGGCCCCGGAGCGGGCGGAGGCGGCCTTCGAAGCGATCTCGGAGACCGGCCGGGAGGCGATGGTGCAGCTGCGGGCGATGCTCGGATTGCTGAGGGAGGACGGTCCGGCGCCGCGTGAACCCCAGCCGGGGGTGGCGGCGCTGCCCCGGCTGCTCGACCGCGTGCGGCAGGGCGGTCCGGAGGTCTCGTACGAGGAGACCGGCGAGGTCCGGGCGCTGGCCCCGGCGGTGGACACGGCCGTGTACAGGATCGTGCAGGAGGCCCTGACGAACGTGGTGAAGCACGCCGCGGCCCGGCGGGTGGCGGTCCGGCTCCACCACGCGGCGGAGGAACTGACGATCACGGTGACGGACGACGGGCGGGGGCCGGCCGGGGGCGGTTCAGGCGGGCACGGCCTGATCGGGGTCCGGGAGCGGGCCGCGGCGCACGGCGGGACGGTGGAGGCCGGTCCGGGGCCGGGCGGGAAGGGGTACCTGGTACGGGTGGAACTTGTAACCTCGCAGGTGGAGGTGGGGATTTGA
- a CDS encoding response regulator transcription factor produces MTIRVVVADDQELVRSGFTMILDAQEDIEVVAEVGDGAAAVEAVARHAPDVALLDIRMPVLDGIEACRTITVRSTCRTVMLTTFDSDEYVYEALHAGASGFLLKDVRRDDLVHAVRVVAAGESLLAPSVARRLIEEYTAATARPSVPALAADRLEVLTARERETLLHLGRGLSNAEIAAALVVSEHTVKSHVGNVLAKLGLRDRIQAVICAYETGMIAAGAGAAATGAGAGAPSGVSPSGE; encoded by the coding sequence TTGACGATCCGTGTGGTGGTGGCGGACGACCAGGAGCTGGTGCGCAGCGGGTTCACGATGATCCTGGACGCCCAGGAGGACATCGAGGTCGTGGCGGAGGTGGGGGACGGCGCGGCGGCCGTGGAGGCGGTGGCCCGGCACGCGCCGGACGTGGCGCTGCTGGACATCCGGATGCCGGTGCTGGACGGGATCGAGGCGTGCCGGACGATCACGGTGCGCAGCACGTGCCGGACGGTGATGCTGACGACCTTCGATTCGGACGAGTACGTGTACGAGGCACTGCACGCGGGGGCGAGCGGATTCCTGCTGAAGGACGTGCGGCGGGACGATCTGGTGCACGCGGTACGGGTGGTGGCGGCGGGCGAGTCGCTGCTGGCGCCGTCGGTGGCGCGGCGGCTGATCGAGGAGTACACGGCGGCGACGGCGCGGCCCTCGGTCCCGGCGCTCGCCGCGGACCGGCTGGAGGTGTTGACGGCGCGGGAGCGGGAGACGCTGCTGCACCTGGGGCGCGGGCTTTCGAACGCCGAGATCGCGGCGGCGCTGGTGGTGAGCGAGCACACGGTGAAGTCGCATGTGGGGAACGTGCTGGCGAAGCTGGGGCTGCGCGACCGGATCCAGGCGGTGATCTGCGCGTACGAGACGGGCATGATCGCGGCGGGGGCGGGGGCGGCGGCGACGGGGGCAGGGGCAGGGGCTCCCTCTGGGGTATCTCCCTCTGGGGAGTGA
- a CDS encoding serine hydrolase domain-containing protein codes for MNARTRTLIAAALVLGVASGPVVAHAAPAPGPAASAAPVVRTPPDAAALEKAIAGLGPEHKDATAALVRVGGTSGSWQGSSGVADIRTGREAVEQGRFRAGSVTKTFTAAVVLQLAAEGTVDLDRPVRQYLPRTVPDAYGTVTVRQLLNHTSGIPAADGAGDSFEAQWEHRFDVTDPQTQLANAFAKRPEFTPGTAQHYLNINYTVLGALVEKVTGTTYEEAVARRILKPLGLRQTSFPARTQTKIHGPHNRGYQAVVGADGSRELRDVTEWNSSDRWAAGDIISTTADLERFTIALFSGRIVPKAQLEEMFTVPAVKDFASGKDAALTAGMSRMVLPDGTVAWGKTGGRYGYNTAIGGTRDLSRTLVYSVNSTDAKGQDMNPVALGIVMAAFAR; via the coding sequence ATGAACGCTCGTACGCGCACACTGATCGCCGCCGCTCTGGTGCTGGGGGTCGCTTCCGGTCCGGTCGTCGCCCATGCCGCACCGGCACCCGGCCCGGCCGCTTCGGCCGCGCCCGTCGTCCGGACGCCGCCCGACGCGGCGGCGCTGGAGAAGGCGATCGCCGGGCTGGGTCCGGAGCACAAGGACGCGACGGCCGCGCTGGTCCGCGTCGGCGGTACGAGCGGGAGCTGGCAGGGGAGTTCGGGGGTCGCGGACATCCGCACCGGGCGGGAGGCCGTGGAGCAGGGCCGCTTCCGGGCCGGCTCGGTGACCAAGACCTTCACCGCGGCGGTGGTGCTCCAGCTGGCGGCCGAGGGCACGGTGGATCTCGACCGGCCGGTGCGGCAGTACCTGCCGCGGACCGTCCCCGACGCCTACGGCACGGTCACCGTCCGGCAGCTGCTGAACCACACCAGCGGCATTCCGGCGGCGGACGGCGCGGGCGACTCGTTCGAGGCGCAGTGGGAGCACCGCTTCGACGTCACCGACCCACAGACCCAGTTGGCCAATGCCTTCGCCAAGAGGCCGGAGTTCACGCCGGGCACGGCCCAGCACTACCTGAACATCAACTACACGGTGCTGGGCGCGCTCGTCGAGAAGGTGACGGGCACGACGTACGAGGAGGCGGTCGCCCGGCGGATCCTGAAGCCCCTGGGTCTGCGTCAGACCTCGTTCCCGGCCCGGACTCAGACGAAGATCCACGGTCCGCACAACCGGGGCTACCAGGCGGTGGTGGGGGCGGACGGCTCCAGGGAGCTGCGGGACGTCACCGAGTGGAACTCTTCGGACCGATGGGCGGCGGGGGACATCATCTCGACCACGGCCGATCTGGAGCGGTTCACCATAGCCCTGTTCAGCGGGCGGATCGTGCCGAAGGCCCAGCTGGAGGAGATGTTCACGGTACCGGCGGTGAAGGATTTCGCGAGCGGGAAGGACGCCGCTCTGACGGCGGGGATGTCCAGGATGGTCCTGCCCGACGGCACCGTGGCCTGGGGCAAGACCGGCGGCCGGTACGGCTACAACACGGCGATCGGCGGAACCCGTGACCTCTCCCGCACCCTCGTGTACTCGGTGAACTCCACCGACGCCAAGGGCCAGGACATGAACCCGGTCGCCCTCGGCATCGTGATGGCGGCTTTCGCACGGTAG
- a CDS encoding ABC transporter substrate-binding protein yields the protein MPQLAFSRRAALRGLGATGLLAALTGCGVPAAYVPEDRREGVDRSERDRSLTFSNWPLYIDTGEEDEERRPTLDAFSEQTGIEVRYTEEINDNDEFFGKVSPALMNRQETGHDLVVVSDWMAARFVHLGWAQKMDRSAQSNVDRYLDPQLRSPAFDEGRLHTVPWQSGITGIAYNRKALGREIKSVKDLWQPELAGKVTLFSGLDESFALLMQGDGVDVTRWTDSDFHRMCDQVESMVKKKHIRRFTGNDYTSDLSKGDVLACQAYSGDAIQLQADNPDIEFVVPEEGAELWAESLLVPNLARHKANAEALIDHYYAPEVAAELAASVNYVCPVPAAREVLAGSGDKETAELAENPLIFPDDDMRKRLVVARDISSAERRSLARRWNAIVGL from the coding sequence ATGCCTCAACTCGCCTTCTCCCGCCGCGCCGCACTGCGCGGCCTCGGTGCCACAGGCCTGCTGGCCGCCCTCACCGGCTGCGGAGTACCCGCCGCCTACGTCCCCGAGGACCGGCGTGAAGGAGTCGACCGCTCCGAGCGGGACCGGAGCCTCACCTTCTCCAACTGGCCGCTGTACATCGACACCGGCGAGGAGGACGAGGAGCGCCGTCCGACGCTGGACGCCTTCTCCGAGCAGACCGGCATCGAGGTCCGGTACACCGAGGAGATCAACGACAACGACGAGTTCTTCGGCAAGGTCAGCCCGGCCCTGATGAACCGCCAGGAGACGGGCCACGACCTGGTGGTGGTCAGCGACTGGATGGCCGCCCGCTTCGTCCACCTGGGCTGGGCCCAGAAGATGGACCGCTCGGCGCAGTCCAACGTGGACAGGTACCTGGACCCGCAGCTGCGTTCCCCCGCCTTCGACGAGGGCCGGCTGCACACCGTTCCCTGGCAGTCGGGGATCACCGGCATCGCCTACAACCGCAAGGCTCTGGGCCGGGAGATCAAGTCCGTCAAGGACCTCTGGCAGCCGGAGCTCGCGGGCAAGGTCACCCTCTTCTCCGGTCTCGACGAGTCCTTCGCCCTCCTGATGCAGGGCGACGGCGTGGACGTCACCCGCTGGACGGACTCCGACTTCCACCGGATGTGCGACCAGGTCGAGAGCATGGTGAAGAAGAAGCACATCCGCCGCTTCACCGGCAACGACTACACCTCCGATCTGAGCAAGGGCGACGTCCTGGCCTGCCAGGCCTACTCCGGTGACGCCATCCAGCTCCAGGCCGACAACCCGGACATCGAGTTCGTGGTTCCGGAGGAAGGGGCCGAACTCTGGGCGGAGAGCCTCCTCGTGCCCAACCTGGCCCGGCACAAGGCCAATGCCGAGGCCCTGATCGACCACTACTACGCCCCGGAGGTGGCCGCGGAGCTCGCCGCCTCCGTCAACTACGTCTGCCCGGTCCCGGCCGCCCGCGAGGTCCTGGCCGGCTCCGGCGACAAGGAGACCGCCGAACTGGCCGAGAATCCGCTGATCTTCCCCGACGACGACATGCGCAAGCGGCTGGTCGTCGCCCGGGACATCTCCTCGGCCGAGCGCCGTTCCCTCGCCCGCCGGTGGAACGCGATCGTCGGGCTCTGA
- a CDS encoding gamma-aminobutyraldehyde dehydrogenase, with the protein MTTELRRLRNYIGGEFKDAADGRTTEVVNPATGEVYATAPLSGQADVDAAMAAAAAAFPGWRDTTPSERQKALLKIADAFEARADELVAAESENTGKPLGLTASEELPPMVDQIRFFAGAARLLEGRSAGEYMEGMTSIIRREPVGVCAQVAPWNYPMMMAVWKFAPAIAAGNTVVLKPSDTTPASTVLMAEIIDSVLPKGVFNVICGDRETGKAMVEHSTPAMASITGSVRAGMQVAESASKDVKRVHLELGGKAPVVVFEDADIAKAVEDIAVAGYFNAGQDCTAATRVLVHESIHDEFVSALAKAAADTKTGQPDDEDVLYGPLNNPNQLKQVAGFIERLPAHAKVEAGGHQVGEKGYFYAPTVVSGLKQDDEIIQNEVFGPVITVQPFTDEAQALEYANGVEFALASSVWTKDHGRAMRMSKNLDFGCVWINTHIPLVAEMPHGGFKKSGYGKDLSAYGFEDYTRIKHVMTSLGG; encoded by the coding sequence GTGACCACCGAACTGCGTCGTCTGCGCAACTACATCGGCGGAGAGTTCAAGGACGCCGCCGACGGCCGGACCACCGAGGTGGTGAACCCGGCCACCGGCGAGGTGTACGCCACCGCACCGCTCTCGGGTCAGGCCGATGTGGATGCCGCCATGGCCGCGGCCGCGGCCGCCTTCCCGGGCTGGCGCGACACCACGCCCTCCGAGCGTCAGAAGGCGCTGCTGAAGATCGCGGACGCCTTCGAGGCCCGCGCGGACGAGCTCGTCGCCGCGGAGTCGGAGAACACCGGCAAGCCGCTGGGCCTCACGGCCAGCGAGGAGCTGCCGCCGATGGTGGACCAGATCCGCTTCTTCGCGGGCGCCGCCCGCCTGCTCGAGGGCCGCTCGGCCGGCGAGTACATGGAGGGCATGACCTCGATCATCCGCCGTGAGCCGGTCGGTGTCTGCGCCCAGGTCGCGCCGTGGAACTACCCGATGATGATGGCCGTGTGGAAGTTCGCCCCGGCCATCGCCGCGGGCAACACCGTGGTGCTCAAGCCCTCGGACACCACCCCCGCCTCCACCGTCCTGATGGCGGAGATCATCGACTCGGTCCTGCCCAAGGGCGTCTTCAACGTCATCTGCGGTGACCGCGAGACCGGCAAGGCCATGGTCGAGCACTCCACCCCGGCGATGGCCTCCATCACCGGCTCGGTGCGCGCGGGCATGCAGGTCGCCGAGAGCGCCTCGAAGGACGTCAAGCGCGTCCACCTGGAGCTCGGCGGCAAGGCCCCGGTCGTGGTCTTCGAGGACGCCGACATCGCCAAGGCCGTCGAGGACATCGCCGTCGCCGGCTACTTCAACGCCGGCCAGGACTGCACGGCCGCCACCCGCGTGCTCGTGCACGAGTCGATCCACGACGAGTTCGTGAGCGCGCTCGCCAAGGCTGCCGCCGACACCAAGACCGGCCAGCCGGACGACGAGGACGTGCTGTACGGCCCGCTGAACAACCCGAACCAGCTCAAGCAGGTCGCGGGCTTCATCGAGCGCCTCCCGGCGCACGCCAAGGTCGAGGCGGGCGGCCACCAGGTCGGCGAGAAGGGCTACTTCTACGCCCCGACCGTGGTCTCCGGCCTGAAGCAGGACGACGAGATCATCCAGAACGAGGTCTTCGGCCCCGTCATCACCGTCCAGCCCTTCACGGACGAGGCCCAGGCCCTGGAGTACGCGAACGGCGTCGAGTTCGCCCTCGCCTCCTCCGTGTGGACCAAGGACCACGGCCGCGCGATGCGGATGTCCAAGAACCTCGACTTCGGCTGCGTGTGGATCAACACCCACATCCCGCTCGTCGCCGAGATGCCGCACGGCGGCTTCAAGAAGTCCGGCTACGGCAAGGACCTCTCCGCCTACGGCTTCGAGGACTACACGCGCATCAAGCACGTGATGACTTCGCTCGGCGGCTGA
- a CDS encoding Lrp/AsnC family transcriptional regulator → MHSVVVVSRSADSRNRQPSPSVDAVSLAIIEQLQEDGRRPYASIGKAVGLSEAAVRQRVQKLLDQGVMQIVAVTDPLTVGLRRQAMVGINVEGDLDPVADALTAMAECEYVVMTAGSFDLMVEIVCEDDDHLLETINKKIRTLPGVRSTESFVYLKLKKQTYMWGTR, encoded by the coding sequence GTGCACAGTGTGGTCGTGGTCAGTCGAAGCGCAGATTCCAGGAACAGACAACCGTCCCCTTCGGTCGATGCTGTGTCCCTGGCGATCATCGAGCAACTGCAGGAGGACGGTCGCCGTCCCTACGCATCCATCGGCAAGGCCGTCGGCCTGTCCGAAGCGGCTGTGCGCCAGCGCGTGCAGAAGCTGCTCGACCAGGGCGTCATGCAGATCGTCGCCGTCACCGACCCGCTCACCGTGGGCCTGCGGCGCCAGGCCATGGTCGGCATCAACGTCGAGGGAGACCTCGACCCGGTGGCCGACGCCCTGACCGCAATGGCCGAATGCGAGTACGTGGTGATGACCGCGGGCTCGTTCGACCTGATGGTGGAGATCGTCTGCGAGGACGACGACCACCTGCTGGAAACGATCAACAAGAAGATCCGCACGCTCCCCGGCGTGCGATCAACCGAAAGCTTCGTTTACCTGAAGCTGAAGAAGCAGACCTACATGTGGGGAACTCGATAG
- a CDS encoding aspartate aminotransferase family protein — protein MSQDLSKTAYDHLWMHFTRMSSYENAPVPTIVRGEGTYIFDDKGKRYLDGLAGLFVVNAGHGRKELAEVAYKQAQELAFFPIWSYAHPKAVELAERLADYAPGDLNKVFFTTGGGEAVETAWKLAKQYFKLQGKHTKYKVISRAVAYHGTPQGALSITGLPALKAPFEPLVPGAHKVPNTNIYRAPIYGDDPEAFGRWCADQIEQEILFEGADTVAAVFLEPVQNAGGCFPPPPGYFQRVREICDEYDVLLVSDETICAFGRLGTMFACDKFGYVPDMITCAKGMTSGYSPIGACIISDKLAEPFYKGDNTFLHGYTFGGHPVSSAVALANLDIFDKEGLNQHVLDNEDAFFSTLKKLHDLPIVGDVRGNGFFYGIELVKDKATKESFTDEETERVLYGFLSKALFENGLYCRADDRGDPVIQLAPPLIADQGTFDEIEGILRSVLTEAWTKL, from the coding sequence GTGAGCCAGGACCTCTCCAAAACCGCGTACGACCACCTGTGGATGCACTTCACCCGCATGTCGTCCTACGAGAACGCACCCGTGCCCACCATCGTGCGTGGTGAGGGCACCTACATCTTCGACGACAAGGGCAAGCGCTACCTCGACGGCCTCGCCGGCCTGTTCGTGGTCAACGCCGGTCACGGCCGCAAGGAACTGGCCGAGGTCGCCTACAAGCAGGCGCAGGAACTCGCGTTCTTCCCCATCTGGTCGTACGCGCACCCCAAGGCCGTGGAGCTGGCCGAGCGCCTCGCCGATTACGCCCCCGGCGACCTGAACAAGGTCTTCTTCACCACCGGTGGCGGCGAGGCCGTCGAGACCGCCTGGAAGCTCGCCAAGCAGTACTTCAAGCTGCAGGGCAAGCACACCAAGTACAAGGTCATCTCGCGTGCGGTCGCCTACCACGGCACCCCGCAGGGCGCCCTGTCCATCACGGGTCTGCCGGCCCTGAAGGCCCCCTTCGAGCCGCTGGTCCCCGGCGCGCACAAGGTGCCGAACACCAACATCTACCGCGCCCCGATCTACGGCGACGACCCCGAGGCCTTCGGCCGCTGGTGCGCCGACCAGATCGAGCAGGAGATCCTCTTCGAGGGCGCCGACACCGTCGCGGCCGTCTTCCTGGAGCCGGTGCAGAACGCCGGCGGCTGCTTCCCCCCGCCGCCCGGGTACTTCCAGCGGGTCCGCGAGATCTGCGACGAGTACGACGTGCTGCTCGTCTCCGACGAGACGATCTGCGCCTTCGGCCGCCTCGGCACGATGTTCGCCTGTGACAAGTTCGGCTACGTGCCGGACATGATCACCTGCGCCAAGGGCATGACCTCGGGCTACTCCCCGATCGGCGCCTGCATCATCTCGGACAAGCTGGCCGAGCCGTTCTACAAGGGCGACAACACCTTCCTGCACGGCTACACCTTCGGCGGCCACCCGGTCTCCTCGGCGGTCGCGCTGGCCAACCTCGACATCTTCGACAAGGAAGGCCTCAACCAGCACGTGCTGGACAACGAGGACGCCTTCTTCTCGACGCTGAAGAAGCTGCACGACCTGCCGATCGTCGGCGACGTCCGCGGCAACGGGTTCTTCTACGGCATCGAGCTCGTCAAGGACAAGGCCACCAAGGAGTCCTTCACGGACGAGGAGACGGAGCGCGTGCTCTACGGCTTCCTCTCCAAGGCGCTCTTCGAGAACGGCCTGTACTGCCGGGCCGACGACCGAGGCGACCCGGTCATCCAGCTGGCCCCGCCGCTGATCGCGGACCAGGGCACCTTCGACGAGATCGAAGGCATCCTGCGCTCGGTGCTCACCGAGGCGTGGACCAAGCTGTAA
- a CDS encoding ABC transporter ATP-binding protein — MVAPPDNAPTDNAPPQDDLLWARSLHYSHSGSPGLIGVSAGIRQGEILALTGPRGSGKTTLLRCLSGQLCPEQGEVWFNSVPVHTMGALARERLRRDRFGWIGPEPQLLPELKVWENAALPLLIAGASHRSAKHAACEWLDRLDIGGFARKRPSALTRAESQRVALARALVNEPAVIFGDDPTAPLHRAERALLLRTLTTAARSHGITVVLATHDEETAAAADRRLALLDGRPAATAMAAAGQPGPPASGTTEGQAACSLSA; from the coding sequence ATGGTGGCTCCACCGGACAATGCCCCGACCGACAATGCCCCACCCCAAGACGATCTGCTCTGGGCACGGTCCCTTCACTACTCCCACAGTGGGTCCCCCGGCCTCATCGGGGTCTCCGCCGGGATCCGCCAGGGCGAGATCCTGGCCCTGACCGGCCCGCGCGGCAGCGGCAAGACCACGCTGCTGCGCTGCCTCTCCGGACAGCTGTGCCCCGAGCAGGGCGAGGTCTGGTTCAACAGCGTCCCCGTGCACACGATGGGCGCCCTGGCCCGCGAGCGGCTGCGCCGCGACCGGTTCGGCTGGATCGGCCCCGAGCCCCAGCTGCTGCCCGAGCTGAAGGTGTGGGAGAACGCGGCCCTGCCGCTGCTGATCGCCGGTGCCTCGCACCGCAGCGCCAAGCACGCCGCCTGCGAATGGCTGGACCGCCTGGACATCGGCGGTTTCGCCCGCAAGCGCCCCTCCGCGCTCACCCGGGCCGAGTCCCAGCGGGTGGCGCTGGCCCGGGCCCTGGTCAACGAGCCCGCGGTGATCTTCGGCGACGATCCCACGGCCCCGCTGCACCGGGCCGAGCGCGCCCTGCTGCTCCGTACGCTGACCACCGCGGCCCGCTCGCACGGGATCACCGTGGTGCTGGCCACCCACGACGAGGAGACCGCGGCCGCCGCCGACCGGCGCCTGGCCCTGCTCGACGGCCGGCCCGCCGCCACGGCCATGGCCGCAGCGGGGCAGCCGGGTCCCCCGGCCTCCGGAACCACGGAGGGGCAGGCCGCGTGCTCGCTCTCCGCCTAG
- a CDS encoding LOG family protein, with amino-acid sequence MVNADIEIETLAEFDQVVARGSLSGYRIQSVNLLERTFALLSADTSAAVFLGCAMEPDASVKVRADGALVFPPVPDLPFNPYRSLLYTPEELFAGLPAGYEATPDAQAYAWFQETKADGDVFSSMLRSIHDDAISDALDEHLAGARVVGVMGGHAMSRGGAEYHGAAELGRALTRSGLTVATGGGPGAMEAANLGAYLAPAPDEALPEALELLAKAPSFAPSVSDWARAAFAVRDRWPGGGDSVGIPTWFYGHEPPNAFAAHSGKYFANATREDGLLARSTAGVVFLPGAAGTVQEIFDSATPNYYSSRGEPAPMILVDRAHWTEHLPAWPLLQALARGRAMESRIALVDSVDEVPDVLASMA; translated from the coding sequence ATGGTCAACGCAGACATCGAGATCGAGACGCTCGCCGAATTCGACCAGGTCGTGGCCCGCGGCTCGCTCAGCGGCTACCGGATCCAGTCGGTCAACCTGCTGGAGCGGACCTTCGCGCTGCTGTCCGCCGACACCTCGGCCGCCGTGTTCCTGGGCTGCGCGATGGAGCCCGACGCCTCGGTGAAGGTCCGCGCCGACGGCGCGCTGGTCTTCCCGCCCGTGCCGGACCTGCCGTTCAATCCGTACCGGAGCCTGCTCTACACGCCCGAGGAGCTGTTCGCCGGGCTACCCGCCGGATACGAGGCCACCCCGGACGCCCAGGCCTACGCCTGGTTCCAGGAGACCAAGGCCGACGGAGACGTCTTCTCCTCGATGCTCCGCTCCATCCACGACGACGCCATATCCGACGCCCTGGACGAGCACCTCGCGGGTGCCCGGGTGGTCGGCGTCATGGGCGGCCACGCCATGTCCCGCGGCGGTGCGGAGTACCACGGCGCGGCGGAGCTCGGCCGGGCGCTGACCCGCTCGGGGCTCACCGTGGCCACCGGCGGCGGCCCCGGCGCGATGGAGGCCGCCAACCTCGGCGCCTACCTGGCCCCGGCTCCGGACGAGGCCCTTCCGGAAGCCCTGGAGCTGCTGGCCAAGGCCCCTTCCTTCGCTCCGTCGGTGTCCGACTGGGCGCGGGCGGCCTTCGCCGTACGGGACCGGTGGCCCGGCGGCGGGGACTCGGTGGGCATCCCGACCTGGTTCTACGGGCACGAGCCGCCGAACGCCTTCGCGGCGCACAGCGGCAAGTACTTCGCGAACGCCACCCGGGAGGACGGGCTGCTGGCCCGCTCCACGGCGGGCGTGGTGTTCCTGCCGGGCGCGGCGGGCACGGTCCAGGAGATCTTCGACAGCGCGACGCCGAACTACTACTCCTCGCGGGGCGAGCCCGCACCGATGATCCTGGTCGACCGGGCCCACTGGACCGAGCACCTTCCTGCCTGGCCCCTGCTCCAGGCACTGGCGCGCGGCCGGGCGATGGAATCCCGGATCGCCCTCGTGGACTCGGTGGACGAGGTCCCGGACGTCCTCGCGTCAATGGCCTGA
- a CDS encoding ferredoxin, whose translation MRLVVDLNRCQGYAQCAFLAPDVFAMHGDESLLYDPEADEEQRENVARAVAACPVGAILVEYDAADGPVLTPEVRGER comes from the coding sequence ATGAGGCTTGTCGTCGACCTCAATCGCTGCCAGGGATACGCGCAGTGCGCGTTCCTCGCTCCCGACGTGTTCGCCATGCACGGTGACGAGTCGCTGCTGTACGACCCGGAGGCGGACGAGGAACAGCGCGAGAACGTCGCGCGCGCCGTCGCCGCCTGCCCGGTCGGGGCGATCCTCGTCGAATACGACGCTGCGGACGGTCCCGTACTCACCCCGGAGGTGCGCGGTGAGCGGTGA